CGGACAACGCTCCGTCGGTAAGCCCGGAAACCCCGGTGGCCGAAGCCCTGGAGTTGATGGACGAACTGGACCGTCGCTATGTGGTGGTGACCTGCGCCGAGAACAAGGCACTGGGCTATGTGCGCCGTCGCGACCTGCATCGTCAGACCGGCACCTGCGGCCAATACCTGCGCGAGTTCAACGCTACCGCAGCGTACGACGAGCACTTGCGCATCCTGTTGTCGCGCATGTACGAGTTCAACCGCTCGTGGTTGCCGGTGATGGATGCCGAGCGGGTGTTCCTGGGTGAAGTGACCCAGGAGTCGATTGCCGAGTACCTGAGTTCCGGTAAGTCCCGTGGGGGCAAGACCAGCATCGTCTCCCCCGCCGAGACCGCCCTGGCCTGATCTTATGTGGGAGGGGGCTTGCTCCCTCCCACATTGGGTCCGTGATCTGTCAGGGAAATACCTTCAATTACTCCCATCCGGGGAACATCAATCCGTCACACCGGTCGGTTACATAAGTAGCTGCACAACGCAGCGCGACGAACGCGTGCAGAAACGCGACATTTTTAGTTGATCTATGGCCCCTCACGCCCTAAAGTTCGCGCCGAACGTCCATGCTGGAAACGATCCATCCGGCTCAAGTACTGACGACGAGACAGCAAGGCCAAGGGCAGCTTATCCCATGGCCTTTTTGCTTTCGGCGACATGCCTTGGGAAGTAGGCGAACCAAAGTGGGGATACGGAGGACGTTCAGTTGTACCCATTGATCAATACAGTTTGCCCTTAGGAGTTCCCAGCATGTCGATCAACGTCGAAGATTATTTCGCGCGCGCCACTTTTGACAAAATGAAGGCGTTCGCCGACAAGCAAGAAACCCCGTTCGTGGTGATCGACACCGCGATGATCAGCCAGGCCTACGATGACCTGCGCGCCGGTTTCGAATTCGCCAAGGTTTATTACGCGGTCAAGGCCAACCCGGCCGTCGAGATCATCGACCTGTTGAAAGACAAAGGCTCGAGTTTCGATATCGCGTCGATCTACGAGTTGGACAAGGTCATGGACCGCGGCGTCAGCGCCGACCGCATCAGCTACGGCAACACCATCAAGAAATCCAAGGACATCCGCTACTTCTATGAGAAGGGCGTGCGTCTGTTCTCCACCGACTCCGAAGCCGACCTGCGCAACATCGCCAAGGCCGCGCCGGGTTCGAAAGTGTATGTGCGCATTCTCACCGAAGGCTCGACCACCGCCGACTGGCCGCTGTCGCGCAAATTCGGTTGCCAGACCGACATGGCCATGGACCTGCTGATCCTGGCCCGCGACCTTGGCCTGGTGCCGTACGGGATCTCGTTCCACGTCGGCTCGCAGCAACGCGATATCAGCGTGTGGGACGCGGCCATCGCCAAGGTCAAAGTGATCTTCGAGCGCCTGAAGGAAGAAGACGGCATCCACCTCAAGCTAATCAACATGGGCGGCGGCTTCCCGGCCAACTACATCACCCGCACCAACAGCCTGGAAACCTACGCCGAGGAAATCATCCGCTTCCTCAAGGAAGATTTCGGTGATGACCTGCCGGAAATCATCCTGGAACCCGGCCGTTCGTTGATTGCCAACGCCGGCATCCTGGTCAGCGAAGTGGTGCTGGTGGCGCGTAAATCCCGCACCGCCGTCGAGCGTTGGGTATACACGGACGTGGGCAAGTTCTCGGGCCTGATCGAAACCATGGACGAAGCCATCAAGTTCCCGATCTGGACCGAAAAGAAAGGCGAGATGGAAGAAGTGGTCATCGCCGGCCCGACCTGCGACAGCGCCGATATCATGTATGAAAACTACAAGTACGGCTTGCCGCTGAACCTGGCGATCGGTGATCGTTTGTACTGGTTGTCCACCGGTGCGTACACCACCAGCTACAGCGCGGTTGAGTTCAATGGGTTTCCGCCGTTGAAGTCGTTCTACGTCTGATCCGCCCCTTCTGATCGTTCCCAAGGCGGGAACGATCAGAGCGTCGCGGCACGCTGTCGATACGCCTCGGCCATCGCTCGAACCTGCGGATCACTCGCCGCAGCCAAGGCCTTATGGGCCGTTCGCAGGAACTTGAGATTTCCGCCCGCCAACGCCTTGCGCAACCACTGCAGCGCTGTCTCGACCTGGCCCCTGTCGGCCAGCACCGCCGCATAACTGAACTGCCCGCGAAAATCCCCACCTTCGGCCGAGCGCCGATACCAGTCGACGGCGGCCTCCAGGTCCCTCGCACAATACTGGCCGTCTTCCAGATAGCGCCCCAGCAGGTTCATCGACTTGGCGTGGCCTTGCTCCGCCGCCCGACGATAAAAGGCCAGTGCCTGCGCCTGATCCTCAACCACACCGCGGCCGGTCGCCAGCAGATTCGCGTAGTTGTATTGCCCCCAATCCAGCCCCGCCTCGGCGGCCAGACGGTAGTGCTGCGCCGCTGCCACCGCATCGGCCGCGCAACCCCAGCCGTGCTCCAGGCAACGGCCGACCATATTGCGCGCCATGCGGTGACCGCCCTGCGCCGCGATGCGGAACCAGCGCAGCGCCAGCGCTTCATCGCGGGCAATGCCACGGCCTTCCAGCAGGATCTGCCCGAGCAAGGCCTGGGCATCGACCACGCCCTCCTTCGCCGCGATCAGAATCGCCTGGGCAGCCCGCACCGGGGAGCCGTCGAGCATGTTCTGCAATTGCTCGACCGTGAGCACTTCCTGGCGACGCAACAGGAAACTCATCTCAGACCTCGACCCAGCGGCGCAACAGGTTGTGGTAGGTGCCGGTGAGCTGAATCAGCGCCGGATGATCGGGCACATCGCGGGTCAGTTGCTGGATCGCGCCGTCCATCTCGAACAGCAGCGTGCGCTGGCTGTCTTCACGCACCAGGCTCTGGGTCCAGAAGAATGAGGCGTATCGCGCGCCCCGGGTCACAGGGTTGACTTTGTGCAGGCTGGAACCGGGGTACAGCACCATATCGCCGGCCGGCAACTTGACTCGCTGCAGGCCGAAGGTGTCCTGGATCTCCAGTTCACCGCCGTCGTAGTCGTCGGGGTCGCTGAAAAACACGGTGGACGACAAATCGGTGCGCACGCGCTCAGGGCTGCCCTTGGGTTGGCGCACGGCGTTATCGATATGAAAGTCGAAACTGCCGCCGGCGGTGTAGCAGTTGAGCAACGGTGGAAAGACTTTGTGCGGTAACGCCGCCGACATGAACAACGGGTTTTGCCACAGACGTTCGAGCATCGCCGCGCCGATTTCCTTGGCTAAGGGATGGCCTTCGGGCAATTGCAGGTTGTGCTTGGCCTTGGCGGACTGGTGCCCGGCGGTGATTTTACCGTCGGCCCAATCGGCGTTTTCCAGGGCCAGGCGAATGCGTTGCACCTCCTCGCGGGAGAACAGGCCGGGAATGTGCAGCAGCATGGGGTGGTACCTGGGTGCGGAGGGGCGCCAATGATATTGATTCTTATCAACACTGTAAAACCCGGAGACGGATGAACGCGTAAAAACCGTAAGGTAAAAGTGTAAAGAATGTAAATTCAATGCAATTAGCAATGTATCGCAATTGATAGAAAGTCGTGTTCACCCTATATTCCGCCGCCTTACATCCTTGGGGAAAGGACACGACATGTCGCGCACTGCACAAAAAATTCCGGCCAGTTCACCACGTTTGCTGGCCTCGGCCATCGGCGTTGCCCTTGGCGCCACGACGGTGACCCACTTGGCACAGGCGGCCGAGGACACTGAGCAAAAAAGCCAGCGCAACAGCATCTCCCTGGGCGCCACCAGCATCACCGGCGAAGAGCAGGACACTACCTCGTACCAGGTAGAAAAAGCCGCGTCACAGAAATACACCGCGCCGCTGGTGGATACGCCGCGCTCGGTCACGGTAGTGCCGCAACAAGTGCTCAAGGACACCGCCGCCACCTCGTTGCAGGATGCCTTGCGCACCGTACCCGGCATCACTTTCGGCGCCGGTGAAGGCGGCAACCCTCAGGGCGATCGTCCCTTCATCCGCGGTTTCGATGCACAGGGCGACACCTACCTCGATGGCGTGCGCGACACCGGCGGCCAGAGCCGTGAGATTTTCGACATCGAGTCCATCGAAGTCAGCAAAGGCCCGAACTCTTCCTTCGGCGGACGCGGCTCGGCCGGTGGCAGCCTCAACCTGGTGAGCAAAACCCCTCAGGCACGGGACTTCACCAACGGCGGTTTCACCTACGGTTCCGACCAGACCCGCCGCTACGTGCTCGACGTGAACCGCCAGTTCCTCGACGACAGCGCCGCATTCCGCCTGAACCTGATGAGCCACGAACAGAACGTGGCCGGGCGCGACGCGGTCAATTACGACCGCTGGGGCGTGGCGCCCTCGCTGACCTTCGGCCTGGGCACCCCCACCCGCGTCAACCTCAGCTACTACCACCTGGAAAGCGACGACCTGCCGGACTCGGGGATTCCCTACGGCTACGGTTCGGCCACCGCCACCGCCCACGTCCACGACAAACCCAACGACGGCGGCGACAGCAATAACTTCTACGGCCTCAAAGACCGCGATTTCCGCAAGACCCGCGCCGACATCAGCACGTTCTCCATCGAGCACGACCTGAACGACAACATGACGCTGAAAAACACCCTGCGCCACGGCAGTACCGGCCAGGACTACGTGCTGACCCAGCCCGACGACAGCAAACTCAACGTGAACAAGTTCGGCACCGTGTGGCGCCGGGCCAATTCGCGTGTATCCACCACCACCACGACCACCAACCAGACCGACCTGTTCGGCAGCTTCCAAGCCCTGGGCTTCAAAAACACCTACTCCACCGGCCTGGAATTCACCGGTGAAGAAACCCGCGTCAGCAGCTACACCGTGAGCCCGAACGCGAATCCGGTGTGCACGCCGGCCAAAGGCGGCCTGGGCGGCCAATGCACCTCATTGAGCAACCCGAACCCGGACGACGCCTGGACCGGTTCCGTCGCGCGCAACTACAACGGCACCAACACCAAAGCCACCAGCCGCGCCGCGTACGTGTTCGACACTATCGAACTGGACCCGAAATGGCTGCTTAACGTCGGCCTGCGCTACGATACTTTCGACACCGAAGCCAACACCAATGCGGTGCCTAGTGCGACGGTCAAGGCACGCAGCAAAATCAAGGACGACAGCCAATTCTTCAACTGGCAGGCCGGTCTGGTCTGGAAACCGCTGGAAAACGGCAGCATCTATGCCTCCTACGCCACCTCGGCCACCCCGCCCGGCGGCCTGGTCGGCGAAGGCTCGGACGGCAACCCGCTGTCTGCCGGCGCGGCCACCAGCGATCTGCAACCGGAAGAAACCGTCAACTATGAGCTGGGCACCAAGTGGGATCTGTTCCACGACCGCCTTTCGCTGACCGCCGCCGTATTCCGCACCGAGAAGAAAAACACCCGCATTCTGGTGGACGCCCTCACCTACCAGAACGCCGGCGAGTCGCGGGTCGACGGCGTGGAATTGTCCGCCAGCGGCAAAATCACCGAGCAATGGCAAGTGTTCGCCGGCTACAGCTACCTGGACAGCGAACTGGTCAAGGCTGGCCGTAACGGTCGCAACGGGGTAATCAGCGCCGGCTCCAACGAAGGCAACCAGATGCCCAACACGCCGAAGAACACCTTCAGCCTGTGGACCACCTATGCCCTTACACCCAAGTTCACCGTTGGCGGCGGCGCGTTCTATGTCGACCAGGTTTACGGCGACGTGGGCAACACCGTGTATGTGCCGTCCTATACCCGCTACGACGCCATGGCCAGCTACAAGCTGACCAAGAACGTCGACTTGCAACTGAACGTGCAGAACCTGACCGATAAGGTCTACTACGATAAGGCTTACTCCGCGCACTTCGCCAACCAGGCCGCCGGTCGCACGGCGCTGCTGACCACCAGCTTCCATTTCTAAACGCTCGGCCCTGAGCCCCACGCATCGGATGCGTGGGGCTTTTGCGTGTTAAACAACAAAGTTTCTCGACAACCCACGGCATAATGCGCGCCGTGGCACTTATATCCCGATGAACGAGGCGGTCCGACGTGTTGAAGAAAACCCTGTTTCAGTTGCACTGGTTTTTCGGCATTACTGCCGGGCTGGTGCTGGCCTTGATGGGGATCACCGGAGCGGCCGTGTCGTTCCAGGATGAAATACTGCGGGCTCTCAACCCCAGCGTCCTGCACGTACAAAAACGCGAAGCCGGCGTGCTGCCGCCGGCCGAACTGGTGCGCAAGCTCGAAGCCGTCGAAGGCAAGACCGTCGCCATGCTGTGGGTAGAGCGCGACAGCGGCAATGCCGCGCGCGTGGCCTTCACCCCGCCGCCGGGTGAACGGCGTGGCCCGATGCGCTACTTCGACCCGTACACCGGCGAGTACCTGGGCGACGCCGTCGGCCAGGATGTGTTGGGTTTTATCCTGCAACTGCACCGCTTCCTCGCCATCGGCGAAACCGGCCGGCAGATCACCGGCGCCTGCACCCTGATCCTGGTGTTCTTCTGCCTCTCCGGCCTGTACCTGCGCTGGCCGCGCCAGGTCGCGAACTGGCGCGCCTGGCTGACCCTGGACTGGCGCAAAAAGGGCCGCAGCTTCAATTGGGACCTGCACTCAGTGTTCGGCACCTGGTGCCTGCTGTTTTATCTGTTGGCGGCGCTCACCGGGTTGTTCTGGTCCTACGACTGGTACAGCCGAGGGCTGACCCAACTGCTGTCCGACGCCCCGCAGAACGAACGGGTACGCACGCGCGGCCCAGCGCCCGCAGGTCCGGCACCGGTGGCCAACTACGACGCAATCTGGAGCAGCCTCTACAGCAACGCCGGTCCTGACCTGAGCGCCTACAACATCCGCATGCCTGGCGCTGCCGGGCAACCGGCTACCGTGTATTACCTGCTGAGCGACTCGCCCCATGACCGCGCGCTCAACCAGATCAACCTGGACCCGGCCACCGGCGAGGTCCAATCCCATGATCGCTACGCCGGCAAGAGCCTCAAGGCTCAGTTACTGACCAGCATTTATGCACTGCACACCGGCAGCTACTTTGGCTTGATCG
The sequence above is drawn from the Pseudomonas quebecensis genome and encodes:
- a CDS encoding type III PLP-dependent enzyme, giving the protein MSINVEDYFARATFDKMKAFADKQETPFVVIDTAMISQAYDDLRAGFEFAKVYYAVKANPAVEIIDLLKDKGSSFDIASIYELDKVMDRGVSADRISYGNTIKKSKDIRYFYEKGVRLFSTDSEADLRNIAKAAPGSKVYVRILTEGSTTADWPLSRKFGCQTDMAMDLLILARDLGLVPYGISFHVGSQQRDISVWDAAIAKVKVIFERLKEEDGIHLKLINMGGGFPANYITRTNSLETYAEEIIRFLKEDFGDDLPEIILEPGRSLIANAGILVSEVVLVARKSRTAVERWVYTDVGKFSGLIETMDEAIKFPIWTEKKGEMEEVVIAGPTCDSADIMYENYKYGLPLNLAIGDRLYWLSTGAYTTSYSAVEFNGFPPLKSFYV
- a CDS encoding Fe2+-dependent dioxygenase, producing the protein MLLHIPGLFSREEVQRIRLALENADWADGKITAGHQSAKAKHNLQLPEGHPLAKEIGAAMLERLWQNPLFMSAALPHKVFPPLLNCYTAGGSFDFHIDNAVRQPKGSPERVRTDLSSTVFFSDPDDYDGGELEIQDTFGLQRVKLPAGDMVLYPGSSLHKVNPVTRGARYASFFWTQSLVREDSQRTLLFEMDGAIQQLTRDVPDHPALIQLTGTYHNLLRRWVEV
- a CDS encoding TonB-dependent receptor, with the protein product MSRTAQKIPASSPRLLASAIGVALGATTVTHLAQAAEDTEQKSQRNSISLGATSITGEEQDTTSYQVEKAASQKYTAPLVDTPRSVTVVPQQVLKDTAATSLQDALRTVPGITFGAGEGGNPQGDRPFIRGFDAQGDTYLDGVRDTGGQSREIFDIESIEVSKGPNSSFGGRGSAGGSLNLVSKTPQARDFTNGGFTYGSDQTRRYVLDVNRQFLDDSAAFRLNLMSHEQNVAGRDAVNYDRWGVAPSLTFGLGTPTRVNLSYYHLESDDLPDSGIPYGYGSATATAHVHDKPNDGGDSNNFYGLKDRDFRKTRADISTFSIEHDLNDNMTLKNTLRHGSTGQDYVLTQPDDSKLNVNKFGTVWRRANSRVSTTTTTTNQTDLFGSFQALGFKNTYSTGLEFTGEETRVSSYTVSPNANPVCTPAKGGLGGQCTSLSNPNPDDAWTGSVARNYNGTNTKATSRAAYVFDTIELDPKWLLNVGLRYDTFDTEANTNAVPSATVKARSKIKDDSQFFNWQAGLVWKPLENGSIYASYATSATPPGGLVGEGSDGNPLSAGAATSDLQPEETVNYELGTKWDLFHDRLSLTAAVFRTEKKNTRILVDALTYQNAGESRVDGVELSASGKITEQWQVFAGYSYLDSELVKAGRNGRNGVISAGSNEGNQMPNTPKNTFSLWTTYALTPKFTVGGGAFYVDQVYGDVGNTVYVPSYTRYDAMASYKLTKNVDLQLNVQNLTDKVYYDKAYSAHFANQAAGRTALLTTSFHF
- a CDS encoding tetratricopeptide repeat protein, which produces MSFLLRRQEVLTVEQLQNMLDGSPVRAAQAILIAAKEGVVDAQALLGQILLEGRGIARDEALALRWFRIAAQGGHRMARNMVGRCLEHGWGCAADAVAAAQHYRLAAEAGLDWGQYNYANLLATGRGVVEDQAQALAFYRRAAEQGHAKSMNLLGRYLEDGQYCARDLEAAVDWYRRSAEGGDFRGQFSYAAVLADRGQVETALQWLRKALAGGNLKFLRTAHKALAAASDPQVRAMAEAYRQRAATL